tttttaaatgattttaatgtactaatataaaaacaataaataaatatatattttagtgtatttataactgaaaaatattttaaaaaaatatattgcatcATAATACCACGGTACTACTAGATTGCTCTAATATCCACAAAAATCCCCATGTTGACATGAATACCGGCTACAATTTTCTTTAACTTCAAATCTGTCATGTTAGAATTGGAAGGGAGGCCACAAGAAATAAATTTCTCgtgaaatgaaaatttcatcAGTTGGGATATGGAAGGTCAAAGGGTGCTCCAAGGATACTCTaattatcaaaaccaaaaattaaatttggaccTCGTAGTAATCGGTTCACAAAGCCAAAGGCAAAGCTAGAAATTAATCCCAcattaattgtcttttttttttaacatcgaCAAGAACCATTTTCAAGCATCTGCAGAAAAGTCTTTTACAACAAGATTTCTGAGCTCAGGTGGGGGTTTCACATCAGACCCAGCTGATTTTGCCAACCAGTCAGGCACCTTATCTGCTAACCTGAAATTATAGTTTACACTCAGTAGATTTCTAATATCAATGACAATTGGCTTAAACTCCCAACTTATACATTAACTTTGATCTAGAAAGCATCTTGTTTATGGATTCTGAACTGTGTACTGGATTGGTGCTGCAGCTTGCTTAGACTTCTTCATAACACCATGGAGATTTTTCTTCCTAGCTTTCTGCTGATATCTTTTATTTCATGGATAGCTAGGTTTCGGACCTTTTAAGGTGACCTTTATGTTATAAATGAATCAAGATTGTCTGCCATTTCGTGGACACGATTTCTGAAGCTATAGTTCAAACAACAGGAACAATGATATGTTGTTTAAGAAGCAGGATAGTTAACGGTTCAGTTTAGACTATTTATACCTACTATGAGGGTACTTGTATTAAAAATTGTCCATTCACAGAACTGAGAGATCAAATCTGTACAAAGCTAATTCTTAAGCAAAATTTTCAGCAACAAGTTTCCGAGCTATTATACTTTTTGCCTCGAATGGAAGCTTGGCTACAACCTTTAAGTTGTTCTACAGTTTCTCTTGGACTAAATGCTCTAACCAGGAACCGCCTTGTGTTTTCTGGCAAACATAGATTCAAGCAAGGATATAAACTCAGCCAGAAGCGATTCTTGAAAATCCACTACAGATTCTGCCGAGACAGTTAGTCCAAAATTCCCATCATGTCATATAGTAGGGGTTGAAGGATGTAGGCATAATACTACTGCAGGTATACATCTATCAATACCAGTACATTAATCAGTTCATTTTTCTTACAGCTTGTATAAACTCAGACTCAAATACTACACACAGGAAAGAAGATAAATAGAGTCTCTAGATAGGAAACTTGCAACATACATCATGACATGCTATTATAAGAGTGATGCTAGCCCATCAAGTTCTCATTCTGAAGCAAGAGCAAAAGCCACCATTGATGCTCCGAAGTTTAAGATATTCCATGAGATGCTCAAACTCTTCTGTTCTTGGTGACTGATCGATTCCAACACGGAATTTATACAATTTACCTGCCGTTTAGCCCAGAAAATTGAGCAAACATTGCAGTTCCTGAATGTTCATCAATGACCTGAACTTCAGCAGGGCTTTTGTTGTCTTCTGCGACAGAGGTGGAAATAGCACCAGGAGTAGCTACAACAGCAGGGGAGTCAGCTACAGCGGCTGCTATTTTACTTTCATCCTCATCTTTACCCTTAGAGAAAGATTCTTGGAGCTGCAAAGCATACTCCAAGTTCCACAGCACATCTCCCATAGTTGGCCTGTCAACACCATGCTCAGCCAAGCACTTCTCTGCAGCCTCAGCATACTTCTTCAATGATTCAGGATTGATGGTACCGACAAGAAGAGGGTCGATGATCTTTTCAATCAACCCCTTCCTCTTCCATTGCATCGCCCATTCAGCCAAGTTAACTTGCTCTCTTGGAAGTTGAGGGTTAAGGGCGGGCCTCGCACACAATACTTCAAGCAGCACCACGCCAAACGAGTATACGTCAGATTTATCAGTCAGTTGCTGCCTCCTGAAGTACTCAGGGTCCAAGTACCCAAAGCTTCCCTTCACTGCAGTACTTACATGACCCTGCCCCATAGGTGCATCTTTGGACAGCCCAAAATCAGCAACCTTGGCAACAAAGGAATCATCGAGCAAAATGTTTGTGGTCTTCACATCACGGTGAATGATACCTTGTGCAGTTCCCGTATGCAAGTAGTGCAGTCCGCGAGCAGCTCCAATAGAGATCTCCAGCCTTTTCTTCCATGACAATGGAGGCAAATTCTTTCCATAGAGGTGGTCCCTGTAAGGTCCATTGGACATGTATTCATAAACCAGGATCATTTCATCGTTCTCGTCGCAGTAGCCAATCAATGACACCAAATGCCTATGCCTGAGCTTTGACAACATCTGAATTTCTGTCTGGAACTCTGTGATTCCCTGTTCAGATTGTGGGTTACCTCTTTTGACAGCAACTTTGGTGCCATCATCAATCGTTCCAAGATAGACATTGCCAAAACCACCAACACCAATTATTGCACTTGAATCGAAGTTATTGGTAGCCTCCTGCAACTCTGACAAAGAGAAAAACCGACCTAGACCAAGAGTTGACGAGTAAAAGTTGGTCTTGTGAGATCCCATTGAGGTTTTGCTTGTCATGAAGCTATGGTCACCAGCATGGACTGGAAGCAACCAAGAAGAAAAGCTATTCCTCTTTTGCCAATCTTGGGGTCTCTTGTGCCACTTCAACACCATTGCACCAAGGCCTATAAATGCACCAAACATCAACCCGAACCCTACGTAAGTAACTACCTTGTGTTTCTCAAGCACCTCACCATCAACCCCGAACACTCCATCCAAACTGTTAACTTTACTGCTCATTTTGAAAACCTCCAAGCCATTCAGAATAGCATTTCTCGTACCAGTTTCGTCATCCATCGGACCAACCTCGACTGCGAGTCCATTAGACATCAAGGAAGCATCCACCACAATGTCTTTGAAATACGGGACTGCCAATTCGTCTTCGATGGATGACAAATCCAAACCAGAAATAGCCTTTTTGCCATTAAGATAGACATTAAAGTAGAGATCATTGAGGGTTTTACTCACAATGTCACAAAAATGCAGCCGAACTACGTAGCTGAATGTTGCATCAGCCACAAAATTCCATGTTATGTTGAAATTTTGAATCCTTGTTTCTGAATCAGCCATTTGCTTAGCAGATGCATAAACTGTTGCTGGCGCAATAAGTGGTGAGGTTCCTGGACCGTATTTGATGGAGGAAGTAGGGACAGATGCACTTTTTGCCAAGGCTTCGTGCTTAAGGTATGGCTTATCAGGTACCCATCTCCTCGAAAGTGTGTCGTTTTCTGAGGTAATCAAAGGCCCCCCCATGTTAAGCCTGTACACTACTTCGTATCCAAAGTCGTTCAAACCAGCAAAATCGTTAACTGGGAAAAGGTTGGTGGCTTGATCAGATATCAAAATGTCAGGAGCTGAAACAACCTCAATGGCATTGATGAAAGCAGCCGAATTCTTCAGAGGTTTAAATTGGATGGAAAAGTTTGGATCGGTCATATTAATTAGATACTCCTTCAGTACAGCTTCagtattgttatttatattgaaGTTGTGCAGGAGGGCATACTTATCTGTGTTGACAGAGAATGTTGCAGTTCGCAGATCGAATTCCGTGTTTTTGATTGGAAAGAAATGCAGGCGCACCCAATGCCATCCTGCACTCTTCAATGTAAATGCGTAAGTGGCATCCTCTTTGAAAATCCTCGCAGACAGATATATAGGAGAAGGAACGTCTGCCGATGGAACAGATACTAAGATATCTTGCTTGGTTTGCAAGTATCCTTGGGCCTCATGGTCGGTCTTGAAGAGTCTTCCATCAGGAACAGAAGCCAGGCTCCTGGCTCCACAGCTGATGAGAAACTCATCAGCTGGCTTGAAGGTAACGCCACCCGCGGATACAATGCTGGGCCAAGAAAGCAAGGGTAAGAGGAGAACAAGGAGGATAGCCATAGGTGTCGACAATAAGGAAGGtagaaaaagattattttttgatgcttttaatctctttttttccatCTCCATCCCTCCTGTGGGTGAGGGTGGGATGGTTAGAGTTAGACAGAAAGAAGGATATCAAAAAGGAAGGTTTTCAATCCCCCTGTTATGGGGTTGGTTaacttcatttcttcttctttttcttgattataaGTGGAGGGGAAGAATTGACAGGTGAGATGGCCTTTGCTTTGCCAATATTGGGGCAATGTTTATGGTGAGGAGATTTTTGTATTGCAAAAATTAGTTGGTTTTACCTCCTATTTTTGTAACACAATGATCATAAATAGCTAATCTTATCTGAAATGGTCAAACTCCATTCTTGCCTCTCTTCCTCTCtacatttcaaaatttttatacaATTCTGTTTTGGAAACCATAGGTTTAATTCTGCTGGTACTGCCTTCAGACACCAGTAACTTGCAACTTAGCAGGTCCACTcgagtcaattattttttttatcacaacgATGTtgattcattctttttttaaaaaaaagaaatccctTTTAGACTAGTTTGGCTGGGAGCGAGAGATCGAGATAAGCAATGAAACTCACTTGGGGCACGTCCTCAGCGGACTGTGCGGTAATGAATTGCCATAGCAAGATCTTAGAAAGATGGCAAAAGGAAGGCACGTCCTCAGCGGACTGTGCGGTAATGAATTGCCATAGCAAGATCTTAGAAAGATGGCAAAAGGAATCCAATTAAAACCAATCGGAAGATAGAATTAAGGGAATGTCAATTAGCAACCCTCAAATAATACAGTAAAATGCCCTTTTTCTTGGTTGCCCAATCAGTGTAGCTACATGGTTTCCAGCTTAAAGAAAGTAGGAAGGAAGCCTTTGAGTTTTCTTGGCCTACGCATTCTATTCACATGAGgaagttcttattctttttcttgagAATCAGTTGTGTTTAGTCAgggcattttcttcttctttttttgttaaaattaaaatccagcTCGGGTTAGACTTCATGAATTCCCCCTATCAACCCACCAGACTTTTGATttcaataattatgattttatccgTAAATGCTTATCCATGGTATTAAAACAAACATGAGGATCCCCGCCcctctaaaaaagaaaatttacgGTTAAAGGACCTAATTaagattatattaataattagaaGGCTAGGCTTTACCTATAAATAAAATGGAGAAGAAACAAAGAAGTCTATTGCTTTAGCTTTTCTTCTTGAAAATCAAGTGAGAGCTAATTTATGAAAGAAAGGCAAACCTCAGTCTCTCTGTGATtcaaacaggaaaagaaaacaaagaatgtCGAGCGAAGTAGAGGAGGCGGCTCGACGCCGTACAGCGATCGCCGAGTACCGCAAGAAGCTACTGAACCATAAAGAGCTCGAATCCCGAGTCCGTACAGGTCACCGCAACAAAACCCTGATTTTAATTCTAGCAGATTTAGGGATttctttttcagaaaaaaagagagttttttttgttaatcttgaattttttattttaaagaaattgagCAGATTTTTGGATCATGAGCTAGGGTTTAAGTTTGTAATTGAGTTTTGTTTCTGGGTTTTGTGTGGCGATTCCAAAGGTTAGATTTCTTCCTGttattattcattatatttttggGAATTTAGATTAGGATGCTTGAAGATAAAAGTTCGAAGTGGCTTGATGTTCGGTTTTGTTAGTTTGTGTTTAGTAATGTAACTTTAGGAGATTGAGTGTGGGTTTTGTTCAAGCTAAACATGACTGAATGAAATGCTGCGATGTTTTTGTTCTAGCTCAACTAGTGAATTTGACATGGTTTCTGGTTGGTAGATTAAATGACTggattaagttgaattactagGAAAATGGACTGAGGTTTGTTTGGGTTTGAGATGTAAATGTTCACTACTTATTAGTTAAATCACATTAAAGGAAGAGGGAATAccaattctttgttttatttttccaatccGGTGGTCTTGTTAACAAAGATACCATTTTGGGGATAAAATGTAAGGGAAGGAAATTAATACTTAGAAGTTagaagtttgtttttttggtagACAAATTTCCTATGTTTATATTTTCGGTAAATATTGTTTTGTCCTTGGAGTCTTGTGCAATTGCTTTTGTCTGTCGTGTTAGGAACTGACATGTTTTGTAATTGGATGGATTCAGTGAGAGAGAATTTGCGGGCTGCCAAGAAGGAATTTGCTAAAACTGAAGATGATTTGAAGTCCCTTCAGAGTGTTGGACAAATCATTGGTGAAGTTCTCAGGCCACTCGACAATGAACGCTGTAATAATCTCTATTTTTCCACATAAAAAGTAATTGGGAGACTGTTGGGTTTTGTTCATTCTAAACAACATTAAGCCGTgcactttctttttctctttcattcACAGAGTGCAgcttaaatatatcaatttttatatatttaaaactatattcATATTTCGCTTCAGCAGCCTGCTGTTATTAATAGCTTCTTTATCATGacgttatattttatattttttttttgttgtcctGTTCTTGAATGCTGTCTATTGGCAGTTAGGTATATGATAGATTGGGGAACTAATAAACATTGCTGTGCTGCTTAGTGATAGCTAAAGCAAGCAGCGGACCTAGGTATGTGGTTGGTTGTCGTAGTAAAGTGGACAAAGAAAAACTAACAGCTGGAACCCGAGTTGTTCTTGATATGACTACTCTCACAATCATGCGAGCTCTTCCTCGTGAGGTAAGTATTGATGCTATAAACTATTGGATGAgattattagttgttcaacCAGTGTTTGTGCCCTAAACTGTTGTGGAATTTTTGTTTTACAGGTTGATCCAGTTGTATATAACATGCTTCATGAGGATCCTGGTAATGTTAGCTACTCTGCTGTGGGAGGGCTCTCAGATCAGATTCGAGAGCTTAGAGAATCTATAGAACTGCCTCTCATGAATCCAGAGCTCTTTTTGAGGGTGGGAATCAAGCCTCCCAAGGTAATAACACTATTTTATGCTGCTTCATCTGTTGGCCTggaaaattgaaaatacttaGGGAGACACTGAAATTCAACATTTTGCAGGGTGTTCTTCTTTATGGACCTCCTGGAACAGGAAAGACATTATTAGCTAGAGCCATAGCAAGCAACATAGATGCCAACTTTTTGAAGGTTAGAAATTGCTGTTTACAATTTGAATATCAGCTTCAAAATGCCCTAGTGATTGCACACTCATGTATGTGTGTTAAACAAGAAATCTGATTTTTACTTGTGGATTTAGGTTGTGTCGAGTGCCattattgataaatatattgGTGAAAGTGCAAGATTGATTAGAGAGATGTTTGGGTACGCACGTGATCATCAAGTAAGAGCTCAAATTATTATAGAATATTTTCCCTTCGGTGACAAGATTTATTAATCATAACTTAATAAGTGTTTTCTGCTTGCCAGCCATGTATTATATTTATGGATGAGATTGATGCCATTGGTGGACGTCGATTCAGTGAGGGAACAAGTGCAGACCGTGAAATCCAAAGAACACTCATGGAGTTGCTTAATCAGCTTGATGGATTTGACCAGCTTGGGAAGGTagcttaattttgttttcatccaACCAATCCTATACCTCAATTTGTATGTATGACTAGTTTTGACATGGAGTACTTGTTTTACTAGAAACTTGTTGACTCTGAGTTGTGTTTCCAGGTTAAAATGATTATGGCAACAAACAGACCTGATGTTCTGGACCCTGCACTTCTTCGACCAGGCCGTCTAGACAGGAAGATTGAAATTCCATTGCCAAATGAGCAGTCAAGAATGGAAATCCTTAAAATCCATGCTGCTGGAATTGCCAAACATGGTGATATTGACTATGAAGCGGTTGTGAAGCTTGCTGAGGTGAGCCCTAGATGCTTCTATCTGTACAAATTGTTAGTATCTTTTACCAGACTATTAAATCAAGTGTCTCTGTTGCAGGGGTTCAATGGTGCTGATCTTAGAAATGTTTGCACTGAAGCTGGGATGTCTGCAATCCGTGCAGAACGTGATTACGTCATCCATGAGGATTTCATGAAGGTAAGATTTTCAGAAATTTTTATGCATGTTAGGTCTGTTTGCTTATGAACTCTTCAATCCTTTACTTGTCAgacagttttgttttctttgagaGAGCTATTCTTTTTTCCTGCCCATTTACTACCAGAATCATTAGCAAAATAGACCACATTTCTGCTGTGCAAGCaatgaaaattgaaaacccTTTATTTTCAAGTCATCTTATCGTGACAATGGACATCTAGACATTTTCTCTCGTTGTGTATATTTGTATGGTTTGACATGTTATGGCTTTCTGCCATTTCAGGCTGTCCGGAAATTAAATGAGGCCAAGAAGCTTGAATCTAGTGCTCACTACAATGCTGACTTTGGAAAGGATTGAAACCCTGTTTATCATGCTTGATTTTTCCGATAGCATGTCAGGCAACTCAGACCCTGAATGAAATGGAGGAGTTCAGATCTTGTACCATTTGTTGTTCCTGTCAGTGGAATCGCTGCTTGTCTATTtcacaaaaacaatattgtgTCAGCAAGGAGATATGCCATTCTATTATGGTTTCAGTCTTGGCAAGCAACGTTGTTCTTTTGGAGCTGTCACTTGTTGACTGTAATGCGCTAGTAAGCGAATTGCAGCgtttacatttaatttatatagctgtttttttttcccggttTAGTTGAATCATTTTCTACTCAACTGAAATGCTTATATTTGATCGTTATATCCCTCTGCCAATCAACTGGTGAGCAATTCAAGCATCTCAATTTACCCTGAATAGCACTGTTATGCTTTCACTCTACTTTCAATAAGTCTTTATAACTAATGTGTCGAGGAGGTTTGACATGAACACAAATTGATTGATCAATTACTCAGATAAACAGAAAAGTAGATTTATTATTGATGAGATGTAAATAAAACTAGTTCACTTGTACTAGTCGAATTAGCTCCCCAAGGGGGTCTGTTTCTAAAATAGTAAATATTTGAACCACAAGAGCAGACATTGTTACATTGGAGGTAAGAATCGGGTGCAAATTTTCAATGCCATTGTAATGCATCTAGAGCTTGTTGGTGAATTTGTTTATCTCCAGCCGCCACTACATTGAAACCTGAAAAATGAAAGAGGTGAGGACCAGCATGATGCCTGCTTTCAAGGCTAAGTTCAAACTCTAACATGGATAAGATGAATCGTGTGTCGCAAATAAAGGTAAATCAGAATAAAGAGAACTTGATATAAACTAGAATACTTGTTGCACGAGAATCTGGAGAAGCCTCCCAGAAGAGGTGGTGTCCTTTCCAGTCTGTTATAATGCCTCCAGCTCCCTCTATCACAGGTATCAGGGCAAGGAAATCGTAGGGCTGATAACAAGAGCAATATGattgaattatatattgacaataaAGTTTGTTCAGCAAGAGCTTTATGGGGTATGAGAATGAAAGCAACAGGGTTTGTTTTACTGTTGGAAAAAATTAGGCAAGCACTTCAAAAGAGGCACAAAAATGCAAATGCAAGGCCCTTTTACGTCTACAGAATTCATCGCACGATGCTAAAAACTCCATTTCTTTTGAACTATTCATTTCTTGGAAAAGGCTAGCCAccaaatttgaagtaaaaaagacTTGTTCTAATTACAGCAATTTGAAGTGCTAGAAACAGTCCCTTATCTTCCATAGTGCAGAGTTACACACGTCAAGGATACATCAGTTCGATCAACATTGTAGATAGAAGCACAAGTTACCTTGAGACCAGACTCGATAACGAGGTCTACATATCCAGAAGCCAAAAGAGCATAAGCATAACAGTCACAGCCATATAATGGCACTTTCACCTGCAAACAACAAGAACATGAAACAAGAGGGAGAAAGGGATCAAAACACTCAAGAAAAAGTGCAATTCAATTGTTCACTCAGAAAACATTGAGGTGAGGTCCACGGACAAATATCAGTTGCAAATTGACAAGTCTTTACATAATCTATCAAGTGATGCAAGTCGATAAAATCCCTAACTTACATACTGGTGCCAGAAAAATATACCATGAAACAGAGAACAAGGAAGacgaaaagaaagagaagtaaGGAAATTTCCCAGCATCAGACATGAATTGATATTGTCATCTCTAATGATATTGTGAAATAATACCATAGTTGCGTGATTGAGGCAGATTTGTAGTTCAAATCTTATCATTTTAAAGAGATCACATTGTTCATTTATTACTTGTTTCTATTCCATTTCTGTTGGCATTGTAATGGCATTAAACCGTATCAGGTAAACCTCTTTATCTTGAACAGATCACACAAACCTTGCTTCTAACACGAGCAAAAGCTTCTACAGCATCCCCACTGAACAGATGTGGGCTAGTGGTATACCTGCATAAAGAAAGGAGTTGACAGCTATAAGCTACTCGCATGATATGAATATGGAGAGTTAACTATGTCACAAGAGATGCAATTACTTTATTGAAATCACAAGTTCTACACTGTTTATCTTAGAATAGGATAACAATATGAGAGAACATACAAATATGCTTGTGACAGTTTGGCACAAGCCCGTGTAGATATTTCCTCTCCATTCAATGTCGTTCTCCTTCCATTTAAGCCAATCCATCGTTCCCTTAGTACAGGCTGATCAATTATGCCAAGAATCTGCAAGGACATTTTCAGCATTTTAAGAAGAATATTCACTTCACACACATTGTAACAAGCTTATTAGCACTAAATGAAACCATTTCTCTTTTATACTGGCAAACAACAGAATGCAATTCTTACCGGTTTACCCTTATATAGCAAAGCAATGAGTGTACCAAACAAAGGTTTACCTAAAATGATCAAACAGATCAAAttacaagttaaaaaatttcaaagctcAACACTGACTGCATTAACATTACAGGAACAGTAGTAAGAGGCATACCAGTAATAAAACTCTTGGTCCCATCTATCGGATCCAAAACCCAAACGAAATCTGAAAACTCCTCTTTACACCTCCACCCATTCTCCTCCCCGAAACTAGAATTAAAACAGCAAGAAACCAATAATGCAGGTTCAAAAACATTAACCATCACATCTCACAAGAGCAACAAGTTCCCTATTTAACAATAACCCATCAGCATTTCGTTTCTCTTCTTTACTTTACGCAGTGACAAACAAAAACttctacaagaaaaataaatatagcaaCAGTATGCATTCAATTAAACTCACATTGCATGAGAAGGAAAATTCTCTAGTATAATTGAAATCATAGCTTCCTCCGCTGCTTTATCAGCTATAGTAACAGGACctgtaacaaaattaattaaacaccAAAACACTGAAATATCTCAAATTTAgtcaaaagatgaaaatgaattaCTTACTCAAATCCTCTTTGTcaagaatttcaaatttctttctaaaataCTTTCTAATCACTTCACCAGAGGCATCAGCAAGCTTGTTGGCTACATCAGAGAAGCCATCAATGTCTGCTTCAGTGAGGTCTAATTGGAGAGGGTTGGATTGATTAGAATTCGAAGTCATGGCGGAATTCAagtgggttttgatttttagtCCAGGAAAGGAGAGATTGGTTGTGTTTGGCGAGAAGTGAAGGAAAGAGTGAGGATTGGAGCGAGAAGGAGGGGAAAAGGTAAAGGCTTTTTTGGGATTTTGAGAGAGGAGATGGAATTGTAATCGATGAGAAAGCATTGCGAGTGTGGATTTATATAGGCGGGAAAACTCTGATAGAAGAAGAACAGTGGTGACTTATGTTGTGATTTGCTTGTGAATGGAGTGGGactgttttttgcttttttgagGTTTTTCAGTTCGAGTGGAAGCTAGCTAGTGCTGACAAGTGACAAGGGACTTCAAATTCACCACAGCTAGGTTGTCTTCATgggcttttaaaataaaaattcttaatttatctCATATTATTAAACCCGGTTTACAAGGTGGTAACTTATCTCATGATTAATAAGTTggacaaattttaattttttttaattttttaattgtttggtatctggtatcaaaaataatttttaaaaaataataaatattattttaatatatttaaaaaaaatactttaaaaaataataattattacactttcaaacaatcacaaagctcaaaaattatttccattTTCCCATGTGAACAAGAATAATTTGATCGATAAGCATTATAATCACATCACATGTAACTAGAATAGGTTgtggtggtggcccagtggtaagagcttgggaccaagaggtttgcttcctctgtggtctcaggttcgagccttgtggttgctcatatgatggtcactgaaggcttacatggtcgttaacttcagggcccgtgggattagtcgaggtacgcgcaagctggcccagacacccatgttaaactaaaaaaaaaaaaaataggttatgctgatattataattttaaaaattagaaaaaaggaCAGggaatgatttatatatatatatatatatgtgtataacacttaataaaaatagatagaactagttgaattaatatttatactcataaatctcaaataaaaaataaaacaatacagTATGAATTCATAACTAAATTAGAAGCTCGAAAAAAGTTGCTTGAACAATATTATCCATTCTGCAACAAGTAgtgctatttattttaagatacaAGCAGtagaaaaatctcaatttcatcacGGTAAATAAGCCCATGTAAAAAAACGTGAAACCCTAGATTTTTCTCTTCATCCGAGAGATTAAAAACCAAATTCCTATCAGTAATCAAATGATCACAAAAACATATTTCCAAAATACCAGATACTGGAAGAGTAAGCATTCAATGGGATGCACTGGATATACGAGAAAAATCCACAGTGATGTAGgagtaattattaatttttactttgcagaaaaatatagatataaaaagagaagattaaaaaatatattttcgtGAGAATATTTTTCTCGTATATACAGTGATGtatgtataatatttattattatatcatttaatatatatatatatatataaactatacaTGGTTACCTATTTTCATCAATACTCTGAATTGAAGGGCATGGAGgataaataaatactttttataattttttttggcgtTAACTCTACtgtcttaacctttttcttttaaaacaatatttaactttatttttttcaacgaatatatatttataatcttATTTATCATTTCATTATCTTATCTCCAaccaaaaaagatatttaatatttctctctttttatttataacatcagttttaaaatcaactcgaacatcaactcaaaaaaaatttcaaattttagatAAGTAGatttattcaaaattcaatttaatttttttattttataaaaaaaataaaaataataccatttaaaaaaattaataaattttgattggttttttctaaattaatcgacttaactcaagtttttatctagattatataaattaaattataataattattatttttttgttaaaacatgACCCGTCATAGATATTAACTCACCATAACATGCTGGGTTTAAATCAATGTTTTATagattgtcaaaaaaaaattgagtataaAAGTTTACTAATAAGTAATAACCCTaactgtaaaataaaattagaaa
This region of Populus trichocarpa isolate Nisqually-1 chromosome 9, P.trichocarpa_v4.1, whole genome shotgun sequence genomic DNA includes:
- the LOC7464009 gene encoding probable receptor-like protein kinase At4g39110 — its product is MEMEKKRLKASKNNLFLPSLLSTPMAILLVLLLPLLSWPSIVSAGGVTFKPADEFLISCGARSLASVPDGRLFKTDHEAQGYLQTKQDILVSVPSADVPSPIYLSARIFKEDATYAFTLKSAGWHWVRLHFFPIKNTEFDLRTATFSVNTDKYALLHNFNINNNTEAVLKEYLINMTDPNFSIQFKPLKNSAAFINAIEVVSAPDILISDQATNLFPVNDFAGLNDFGYEVVYRLNMGGPLITSENDTLSRRWVPDKPYLKHEALAKSASVPTSSIKYGPGTSPLIAPATVYASAKQMADSETRIQNFNITWNFVADATFSYVVRLHFCDIVSKTLNDLYFNVYLNGKKAISGLDLSSIEDELAVPYFKDIVVDASLMSNGLAVEVGPMDDETGTRNAILNGLEVFKMSSKVNSLDGVFGVDGEVLEKHKVVTYVGFGLMFGAFIGLGAMVLKWHKRPQDWQKRNSFSSWLLPVHAGDHSFMTSKTSMGSHKTNFYSSTLGLGRFFSLSELQEATNNFDSSAIIGVGGFGNVYLGTIDDGTKVAVKRGNPQSEQGITEFQTEIQMLSKLRHRHLVSLIGYCDENDEMILVYEYMSNGPYRDHLYGKNLPPLSWKKRLEISIGAARGLHYLHTGTAQGIIHRDVKTTNILLDDSFVAKVADFGLSKDAPMGQGHVSTAVKGSFGYLDPEYFRRQQLTDKSDVYSFGVVLLEVLCARPALNPQLPREQVNLAEWAMQWKRKGLIEKIIDPLLVGTINPESLKKYAEAAEKCLAEHGVDRPTMGDVLWNLEYALQLQESFSKGKDEDESKIAAAVADSPAVVATPGAISTSVAEDNKSPAEVQVIDEHSGTAMFAQFSGLNGR
- the LOC7456357 gene encoding 26S proteasome regulatory subunit S10B homolog B; its protein translation is MSSEVEEAARRRTAIAEYRKKLLNHKELESRVRTVRENLRAAKKEFAKTEDDLKSLQSVGQIIGEVLRPLDNERLIAKASSGPRYVVGCRSKVDKEKLTAGTRVVLDMTTLTIMRALPREVDPVVYNMLHEDPGNVSYSAVGGLSDQIRELRESIELPLMNPELFLRVGIKPPKGVLLYGPPGTGKTLLARAIASNIDANFLKVVSSAIIDKYIGESARLIREMFGYARDHQPCIIFMDEIDAIGGRRFSEGTSADREIQRTLMELLNQLDGFDQLGKVKMIMATNRPDVLDPALLRPGRLDRKIEIPLPNEQSRMEILKIHAAGIAKHGDIDYEAVVKLAEGFNGADLRNVCTEAGMSAIRAERDYVIHEDFMKAVRKLNEAKKLESSAHYNADFGKD
- the LOC7464008 gene encoding bifunctional phosphatase IMPL2, chloroplastic, encoding MLSHRLQFHLLSQNPKKAFTFSPPSRSNPHSFLHFSPNTTNLSFPGLKIKTHLNSAMTSNSNQSNPLQLDLTEADIDGFSDVANKLADASGEVIRKYFRKKFEILDKEDLSPVTIADKAAEEAMISIILENFPSHAIFGEENGWRCKEEFSDFVWVLDPIDGTKSFITGKPLFGTLIALLYKGKPILGIIDQPVLRERWIGLNGRRTTLNGEEISTRACAKLSQAYLYTTSPHLFSGDAVEAFARVRSKVKVPLYGCDCYAYALLASGYVDLVIESGLKPYDFLALIPVIEGAGGIITDWKGHHLFWEASPDSRATSFNVVAAGDKQIHQQALDALQWH